The Deinococcus seoulensis genome window below encodes:
- a CDS encoding MazG family protein, with amino-acid sequence MQDLLTIMRRLRAPDGCPWDQEQTHETLRPYLLEEAAEAADAAGSGDPAALSDELGDVLLQVAFHSVIAEEAGTFDYAAVERGIVEKLVRRHPHVFGEVSVQGSADVMRNWQQIKAQERGGQSRRPEDRVPAGLGALAREAKTQKLADAQLAGTPKVSAEQARAAVTQAAAQAPDTARGVADVLAAVVTWARSVGVDPELALRDRSLATLRALPGPGPES; translated from the coding sequence ATGCAGGACCTTCTGACGATCATGCGCCGCCTGCGCGCCCCGGACGGCTGCCCCTGGGATCAGGAGCAGACCCACGAGACCCTGCGCCCCTACCTGCTGGAGGAAGCGGCCGAGGCGGCCGACGCGGCGGGCAGCGGCGACCCGGCGGCGCTCAGTGACGAACTGGGCGACGTGCTGCTCCAGGTGGCGTTTCACAGCGTGATTGCCGAGGAGGCCGGAACGTTCGATTACGCGGCGGTCGAGCGGGGCATCGTGGAGAAACTTGTGCGCCGTCACCCGCATGTGTTCGGTGAGGTCAGCGTGCAGGGCAGCGCGGATGTCATGAGGAACTGGCAGCAGATCAAGGCGCAGGAACGCGGCGGTCAGTCCCGCCGCCCCGAGGACCGCGTGCCGGCCGGGCTGGGCGCCCTGGCCCGCGAGGCGAAAACGCAGAAACTCGCAGACGCGCAACTGGCAGGCACGCCGAAAGTGTCGGCGGAACAGGCGCGGGCGGCCGTCACGCAGGCGGCCGCGCAGGCCCCCGATACCGCGCGGGGCGTGGCAGACGTGCTGGCGGCCGTGGTCACCTGGGCGCGCAGCGTGGGCGTGGACCCGGAACTGGCCCTGCGTGACCGGTCGCTGGCCACCCTGCGCGCCCTGCCCGGTCCGGGGCCGGAATCATGA
- a CDS encoding NUDIX hydrolase encodes MSGADPLDSALADPWALWVGERGRRSLHLPTYRRAAVLVALTREVDPRVLLTVRSADLPTHQGQISFPGGSLEAGETPPQAAVREAWEEVGLDPAQVTVLGELDDVFTPVGFHVTPVLARIPAEPTLTLSSEVAQLLLPSLVDLRATPVVRETRSLPDGQRVPLYRYPWQGHDIWGMTARVLHDLLTDGPG; translated from the coding sequence ATGAGCGGCGCGGACCCGCTGGATTCGGCGCTGGCGGACCCGTGGGCGCTGTGGGTGGGCGAACGGGGGCGGCGCAGCCTGCACCTGCCCACGTACCGCCGCGCGGCCGTGCTGGTCGCCCTGACCCGCGAGGTGGACCCGCGCGTGCTGCTCACGGTGCGGTCGGCGGACCTGCCGACCCACCAGGGGCAGATCAGTTTTCCCGGCGGGAGCCTGGAGGCCGGCGAGACGCCCCCCCAGGCCGCCGTGCGCGAGGCCTGGGAGGAGGTGGGACTGGACCCCGCCCAGGTGACGGTGCTGGGCGAACTGGACGACGTGTTCACGCCGGTCGGGTTTCACGTGACGCCGGTCCTGGCGCGCATTCCGGCCGAACCGACCCTGACCCTGAGCAGCGAGGTGGCGCAGTTGCTGCTGCCGTCGCTGGTGGACCTGCGGGCCACGCCGGTCGTGCGGGAAACGCGGTCCCTGCCGGACGGTCAGCGGGTGCCGCTGTACCGTTACCCGTGGCAGGGGCATGACATCTGGGGCATGACGGCCCGCGTCCTGCATGACCTGCTGACCGACGGGCCCGGCTGA
- the smpB gene encoding SsrA-binding protein SmpB → MYTNRRAHYEYELLERFEAGISLTGSEVKSIRAGGVDFRDAFARLSGGNVDLEGLYIPTYKEATYNNHEPRRTRRLLLNREEISKMKRGLEQKGLTLVPTRLYQKGRYFKVELALARGKKLHDKRRAEADKTVRRELREL, encoded by the coding sequence GTGTACACGAACCGCCGCGCTCATTACGAGTACGAACTACTGGAGCGCTTCGAGGCAGGCATCAGCCTGACCGGCAGTGAAGTCAAGAGCATCCGAGCGGGCGGCGTGGATTTCCGCGACGCGTTCGCACGCCTGAGCGGTGGGAACGTGGACCTTGAGGGCCTGTACATTCCCACGTACAAGGAAGCCACCTACAACAACCACGAGCCGCGCCGCACCCGCCGCCTGCTGCTGAACCGCGAGGAGATCAGCAAGATGAAACGCGGCCTGGAGCAGAAGGGCCTGACGCTGGTGCCCACCCGCCTGTACCAGAAAGGCCGGTACTTCAAGGTGGAACTGGCCCTGGCGCGCGGTAAGAAACTGCACGACAAACGCCGCGCCGAGGCCGACAAGACCGTGCGCCGGGAGCTGCGCGAACTGTGA
- a CDS encoding N-acetylmuramoyl-L-alanine amidase, with product MKGRSAGRARAAWTVLAGSLLLVGLAGAQIAFSRLNLAGKQVESIQLYGAEYASQAALSGLLNVARDGALVRVTGLGHTLLLPVDEDQQRAATTFNTVQLDTRRLNARAATLVNGNLYLPLDTLADGLGAQYQKGEFKVAAPALLSVSSRAGRDSDRIVLDLSRDVEISDEQRGDRVVVTLRGLSGDARRYTTRGAFVPSAEVKREGSDLTLTLPVNATNGYRVFKVVRPGSVRVVVDAGPGVSRSSPELLERVTRPLIVLDPVRVSGVGRDVTLEVARRSAELLSKAGWQVQVTRDTGTAMTRDETLKLARQSDVYLGLDLGRFPGSSRGGVTVYEQTGEAPARIVNAIRSGAGVPYGGLVVAGTGSTRRLSELLRGELKGGGVNATQERTSRVLTLGEAPQAALLLELGWSSNAQDLARLGVDDRLQVMAVAVARSVATYLTARANNNANISAQEAGQ from the coding sequence GTGAAGGGCAGATCAGCAGGCCGCGCCCGCGCCGCCTGGACCGTCCTGGCCGGCAGTCTGCTGCTGGTGGGCCTGGCCGGCGCGCAGATCGCGTTCAGTCGCCTGAACCTGGCGGGCAAGCAGGTCGAGAGCATTCAGCTGTACGGCGCGGAGTACGCCAGTCAGGCGGCCCTGAGCGGCCTGCTGAACGTCGCCCGCGACGGCGCCCTGGTGCGCGTGACCGGGCTGGGGCACACGCTGCTGCTGCCCGTCGACGAGGACCAGCAGCGCGCCGCGACCACCTTCAACACCGTGCAGCTCGACACGCGCCGCCTGAACGCCCGCGCCGCGACCCTGGTGAATGGCAACCTGTACCTGCCGCTGGACACCCTGGCCGACGGCCTGGGCGCGCAGTACCAGAAGGGTGAATTCAAGGTGGCCGCCCCGGCCCTGCTGTCGGTCAGCAGCCGCGCCGGGCGGGACAGTGACCGCATCGTGCTGGACCTCAGCCGCGACGTGGAGATCAGCGACGAGCAACGCGGCGACCGGGTGGTGGTCACGCTGCGCGGCCTGAGCGGCGACGCCCGCCGCTACACCACGCGCGGCGCGTTCGTGCCCAGCGCCGAGGTGAAACGCGAGGGCAGCGACCTGACCCTCACGCTGCCCGTCAATGCCACCAACGGGTACCGCGTGTTCAAGGTCGTGCGGCCCGGCAGCGTGCGCGTCGTCGTGGACGCCGGGCCCGGCGTGAGCCGCAGCAGCCCGGAACTGCTTGAACGGGTCACGCGGCCCCTGATCGTGCTGGACCCCGTGCGGGTCAGCGGCGTGGGCCGCGACGTGACGCTGGAAGTCGCGCGCCGCTCGGCGGAACTGCTCAGCAAGGCCGGGTGGCAGGTGCAGGTCACGCGGGACACCGGCACCGCCATGACCCGCGACGAGACCCTGAAACTCGCCCGGCAGAGCGACGTGTACCTGGGCCTGGACCTGGGCCGTTTTCCCGGTTCGTCACGCGGCGGCGTGACCGTGTACGAACAGACGGGCGAGGCTCCGGCCCGCATCGTGAACGCCATCCGCAGCGGCGCGGGCGTCCCGTACGGCGGGCTGGTCGTGGCCGGGACGGGCAGTACCCGCCGCCTGAGCGAACTGCTGCGCGGCGAACTGAAGGGCGGCGGCGTGAACGCCACGCAGGAACGCACCTCGCGCGTGCTGACGCTGGGCGAGGCCCCGCAGGCGGCGCTGCTGCTGGAACTCGGCTGGTCCAGTAACGCGCAGGACCTCGCGCGGCTGGGCGTGGACGACCGCCTGCAGGTCATGGCGGTCGCCGTGGCCCGCTCGGTCGCCACGTACCTGACGGCCCGCGCGAACAACAACGCCAACATCTCCGCGCAGGAGGCCGGGCAGTGA
- a CDS encoding PEGA domain-containing protein, protein MKKLLMIPAAMLLSTASAAPKISAQSIIVNPTQPDLNVSVRINKDSTGAQNPAYRVDEKISISATANRDAYVYLFNVNPDGSVDQILPNRLSGANFVKANTTTTFPAADANFTYTVAGPIGQNKVLALASLTPLNLDQISSFKTAQDQFATVSAKNQNGLAQALSIVVTPLPQNSWVTDTAFYTVAAQNPVSTGSLFVGTNVSNATVIVNGQTLGAANVTYSNLRPGTLPIRVKAPGFNDYTTTVTVRAGTTTNLNVEFARATTPAPAPTPSAYTVSIRSSVEGARVFVDGREAGVIRNGNLNVSVARGAHEIVMIAPGYRTFVSNYNVTKNGQITINPSR, encoded by the coding sequence ATGAAGAAGCTCCTGATGATTCCAGCCGCCATGCTCCTCAGCACCGCCTCCGCCGCCCCGAAGATCAGCGCGCAGAGCATCATCGTGAACCCCACGCAGCCTGACCTGAACGTCAGCGTCCGCATCAACAAGGACAGCACGGGCGCGCAGAACCCCGCGTACCGTGTGGACGAGAAGATCAGCATCAGCGCCACCGCGAACCGTGACGCGTACGTGTACCTGTTCAACGTGAACCCGGACGGCAGCGTGGATCAGATCCTGCCCAACCGCCTGAGCGGCGCGAACTTCGTGAAGGCGAACACCACCACGACCTTCCCGGCCGCCGACGCGAACTTCACGTACACGGTTGCGGGCCCCATCGGTCAGAACAAGGTGCTGGCGCTGGCGAGCCTGACGCCGCTGAACCTGGATCAGATCAGCTCGTTCAAGACGGCGCAGGACCAGTTTGCGACCGTGAGCGCCAAGAACCAGAACGGGCTGGCGCAGGCGCTGAGCATCGTGGTGACGCCGCTGCCGCAGAACAGCTGGGTGACGGACACGGCGTTCTACACGGTGGCCGCGCAGAACCCGGTGAGCACCGGCAGCCTGTTCGTCGGCACGAACGTCTCGAACGCCACGGTCATCGTGAACGGCCAGACGCTCGGCGCGGCCAACGTGACCTACAGCAACCTGCGCCCCGGCACCCTGCCCATCCGCGTGAAAGCCCCCGGCTTCAACGACTACACGACCACCGTGACCGTCCGCGCCGGAACGACCACCAACCTGAACGTCGAATTCGCCCGCGCCACCACGCCCGCCCCGGCCCCCACCCCCAGCGCCTACACCGTCAGCATCCGCAGCAGCGTCGAGGGCGCCCGCGTGTTCGTGGACGGCCGTGAAGCCGGCGTGATCCGTAACGGCAACCTGAACGTCAGCGTGGCCCGCGGCGCCCACGAGATCGTGATGATCGCCCCCGGTTACCGCACCTTCGTGAGCAACTACAACGTCACCAAGAACGGCCAGATCACCATCAACCCCAGCCGCTGA
- a CDS encoding 3D domain-containing protein, whose protein sequence is MLQPLIRWTRTVLFSLAGMTAASAQTATPAQTGGPALPPSAVATDAVRSALSVTPTQNAAQTAQSAAQLRAEAVARAEAQASDTLAVTPIRGQSAVARSTAYNSVPGQTDSTPFITATGTRTRPGVVALSRDLLRTFPYGTKVMIEDLSGKYTNMLKGRVFVVEDTMAARKTNSVDIWMATRTEALNWGARQIRITAVR, encoded by the coding sequence ATGCTTCAACCACTGATCCGCTGGACCCGCACCGTCCTGTTCAGCCTCGCCGGAATGACCGCCGCCTCCGCCCAGACCGCCACGCCCGCCCAGACCGGCGGCCCCGCCCTGCCCCCCAGCGCCGTCGCCACCGACGCCGTCCGCAGCGCCCTGAGCGTCACCCCCACCCAGAACGCCGCCCAGACCGCCCAGAGCGCCGCCCAGCTGCGCGCCGAGGCCGTCGCCCGCGCCGAGGCGCAGGCCAGCGACACACTCGCCGTCACGCCCATCCGCGGCCAGAGCGCCGTCGCCCGCTCGACCGCCTACAACAGCGTGCCCGGCCAGACCGACTCCACGCCGTTCATCACCGCCACCGGCACCCGCACCCGCCCCGGTGTGGTCGCCCTGTCCCGCGACCTGCTGCGCACCTTCCCCTACGGCACCAAGGTCATGATCGAGGACCTGAGCGGCAAGTACACCAACATGCTCAAGGGCCGCGTCTTCGTCGTCGAGGACACCATGGCCGCCCGCAAGACCAACTCGGTCGACATCTGGATGGCCACCCGCACCGAAGCCCTGAACTGGGGCGCCCGCCAGATCCGCATCACCGCCGTCCGCTGA
- a CDS encoding AAA family ATPase → MLQSVTLQGFKSFADRTRLDFGPGVSAVIGPNGSGKSNVVEAIRWATHQARARELRAARAQELIFHGSGGKAPLGLAEVQLELRTPAGERVNLARRIYRDGTAEQDLNGRAARVRDVHGALRGTGLGPGGLAVIGQGEVSGVVQAEGKTLLGYVQEAAGLSRAVTARQETEARLREADTHLNALRLVLQERETALARLEQAAQDARTWNDLTLRTLTLEDALKRERQAALAREIAAARAEAAELDARSAALGGEVQAAAAAVEAAREAAQDARARRDAHAGALETLRAARAAHEQAARYRDHLDREQASLNAELAALPTRMPEQAAPDLNALTADLNAAREAAAAAETRARRLEGDLTRARTLVARAAEAHARQDASRETLRAELDRAQGNLDVTLENLAAARERLDAARTAHAHAAQGYAALHAEREAATAHERHLNAELARVNASVAPLRRERERLEAALNSYARYGEGARNALRLDHPGIVGSVADLLTVPAEYEVAVGAALGRRLEQVVVNRADDAREIIDELKRTGGRATFLPLDLIRARPRRDAALLREDGVIGNLADLCPSDPPLVAESILADTLIVRDLRAANRIARTHASRPRLVTLDGELVEPGGAITGGRARDTGSGVLADQRRFQELDAELEDADRQGARLNAELKKVQATLGGSDERHAALRRALDDAAREEQAAERRVTELAAQERSLEANRDRLAARLGPDLTDSPLPEPGAPLPDLGALEADLHAQRTAAETQRAAERAAAETLALARETDAAWRAYRAGRARAGELRERLTASAQAIAAQDTHLHAAAAEVTRREAALGTLDENEYARAEYTREQAAQTYANLIATQNRARARLDDLRVLIARREGSLEPIPDGCLPPGTPREWTAELTRTRSALESLGPVNARAEADLHAEQTALNAQRAELTDADSAATELRAHLHDLETAEGHATAAAFDRVNTAFREYSAELLGGTGELEREHDDQGRLRGLRLAVQPRGKRTRSMTLLSAGERTMAGLGFLFALNHAGGEGSAGGLPLAVLDEVDAPLDEANIRRFTAFLKLFSERGAQFLLVTHQKATMEIAHALWGVTTDQTGASRVLSIKQPGEAQAG, encoded by the coding sequence ATGCTTCAGAGCGTCACCCTTCAGGGCTTCAAATCCTTCGCTGACCGCACCCGCCTGGACTTCGGCCCCGGCGTGAGCGCCGTCATCGGCCCGAACGGCAGCGGCAAGAGCAACGTCGTCGAGGCGATCCGCTGGGCCACCCATCAGGCCCGCGCGCGCGAGTTGCGGGCCGCGCGCGCCCAGGAACTGATCTTCCACGGCAGCGGCGGCAAGGCCCCGCTGGGACTGGCGGAAGTGCAACTGGAACTCCGCACGCCCGCCGGGGAACGCGTGAACCTCGCGCGGCGCATCTACCGCGACGGCACGGCCGAACAGGACCTGAACGGCCGCGCCGCCCGCGTGCGCGACGTTCACGGAGCGCTGCGCGGCACCGGCCTGGGACCGGGCGGACTGGCCGTGATCGGGCAGGGCGAGGTCAGCGGCGTCGTGCAGGCCGAAGGGAAGACCCTGCTGGGCTACGTGCAGGAGGCCGCCGGACTGTCCCGCGCCGTCACCGCCCGCCAGGAAACCGAGGCGCGGCTGCGCGAGGCCGACACGCACCTGAACGCCCTGCGACTGGTGTTGCAGGAACGCGAGACGGCCCTGGCCCGCCTGGAACAGGCCGCGCAGGACGCCCGCACCTGGAACGACCTGACCCTGCGTACCCTGACCCTGGAAGACGCCCTGAAACGCGAGCGGCAGGCCGCACTGGCCCGCGAGATCGCCGCCGCCCGCGCCGAGGCCGCCGAACTGGACGCCCGCAGCGCCGCGCTGGGCGGCGAGGTGCAGGCCGCCGCCGCCGCCGTCGAGGCCGCCCGCGAGGCCGCGCAGGACGCCCGCGCCCGCCGCGACGCGCACGCCGGAGCCCTGGAGACCCTGCGGGCCGCCCGCGCCGCGCACGAACAGGCCGCCCGTTACCGAGACCACCTGGACCGCGAGCAGGCCAGCCTGAACGCCGAACTGGCCGCGCTGCCCACCCGCATGCCCGAGCAGGCCGCCCCGGACCTGAACGCCCTGACCGCCGACCTGAACGCCGCCCGCGAGGCCGCCGCCGCCGCCGAGACCCGCGCCCGCCGCCTGGAAGGCGACCTGACCCGCGCCCGCACCCTGGTCGCCCGCGCCGCCGAGGCGCACGCCCGCCAGGACGCCAGCCGCGAGACGCTGCGCGCCGAACTGGACCGCGCGCAGGGCAACCTGGACGTCACGCTGGAGAACCTCGCGGCGGCCCGCGAACGCCTGGACGCCGCCCGCACCGCGCACGCGCACGCCGCGCAGGGGTACGCGGCCCTGCACGCCGAACGTGAGGCCGCCACCGCGCACGAACGGCACCTGAACGCCGAACTGGCCCGCGTGAACGCCAGCGTCGCCCCGCTGCGCCGCGAACGCGAACGCCTGGAAGCGGCCCTGAACTCCTACGCCCGCTACGGCGAGGGCGCCCGCAACGCCCTGCGACTCGACCATCCGGGCATCGTCGGGTCGGTCGCGGACCTGCTGACCGTCCCCGCCGAGTACGAGGTCGCGGTGGGCGCCGCGCTGGGCCGCCGCCTGGAACAGGTCGTCGTGAACCGGGCGGACGACGCCCGCGAGATCATCGACGAACTGAAACGCACGGGCGGCCGCGCCACCTTCCTGCCGCTGGACCTGATCCGCGCCCGCCCCCGCCGCGACGCGGCCCTGCTGCGCGAGGACGGCGTGATCGGCAACCTCGCGGACCTGTGCCCCAGCGACCCGCCCCTGGTCGCCGAGAGCATCCTGGCCGACACGCTGATCGTGCGGGACCTGCGCGCCGCGAACCGCATCGCCCGCACGCACGCCAGCCGCCCGCGCCTCGTAACGCTGGACGGCGAACTCGTCGAACCCGGCGGGGCCATCACCGGGGGCCGCGCCCGCGACACGGGCAGCGGCGTCCTGGCCGACCAGCGCCGCTTTCAGGAACTCGACGCGGAACTGGAGGACGCAGACCGCCAGGGCGCACGCCTGAACGCCGAACTGAAGAAGGTGCAGGCCACCCTGGGCGGCAGCGACGAACGCCACGCTGCGCTGCGCCGCGCGCTGGACGACGCCGCCCGCGAGGAACAGGCCGCCGAGCGGCGCGTCACGGAACTCGCCGCGCAGGAACGCAGCCTGGAAGCCAACCGCGACCGCCTCGCCGCGCGCCTCGGACCGGACCTGACGGACAGCCCCCTGCCGGAACCCGGCGCGCCCCTTCCGGACCTGGGCGCCCTGGAAGCCGACCTGCACGCCCAGCGAACCGCCGCCGAGACGCAGCGCGCCGCCGAACGGGCCGCCGCCGAGACGCTCGCCCTGGCCCGCGAGACGGACGCCGCGTGGCGCGCCTACCGCGCCGGACGCGCCCGCGCCGGGGAACTCCGCGAACGCCTGACCGCCAGCGCGCAGGCCATCGCCGCGCAGGACACCCACCTGCACGCCGCCGCCGCCGAGGTCACGCGCCGCGAGGCCGCGCTCGGCACGCTCGACGAGAACGAGTACGCCCGCGCCGAGTACACCCGCGAACAGGCCGCGCAGACCTACGCCAACCTGATCGCCACGCAGAACCGCGCCCGCGCCCGCCTGGACGACCTGCGCGTCCTGATCGCCCGGCGCGAAGGCAGCCTGGAACCCATCCCCGACGGCTGCCTGCCGCCCGGCACGCCCCGCGAATGGACGGCCGAACTGACCCGCACCCGCAGCGCCCTGGAAAGCCTGGGACCCGTGAACGCCCGCGCCGAGGCCGACCTGCACGCCGAACAGACCGCCCTGAACGCCCAGCGCGCCGAACTGACCGACGCCGACAGCGCCGCCACCGAACTGCGCGCCCACCTCCACGACCTCGAAACCGCAGAAGGGCACGCCACCGCCGCCGCCTTCGACCGCGTGAACACCGCCTTCCGCGAGTACAGCGCCGAACTGCTCGGCGGAACCGGCGAACTCGAACGCGAACACGACGACCAGGGCCGCCTGCGCGGTCTGCGCCTCGCCGTGCAGCCACGCGGGAAACGCACCCGCTCCATGACGCTGCTCTCGGCCGGGGAACGCACCATGGCGGGCCTGGGGTTCCTGTTCGCCCTGAACCACGCCGGCGGGGAAGGCAGCGCCGGAGGCCTCCCGCTGGCCGTGCTGGACGAGGTGGACGCCCCGCTGGACGAGGCGAACATCCGCCGCTTCACCGCCTTCCTGAAACTGTTCAGCGAACGCGGCGCGCAGTTCCTGCTCGTCACGCACCAGAAGGCCACCATGGAAATCGCGCACGCGCTGTGGGGCGTCACCACCGACCAGACCGGCGCCAGCCGCGTCCTGAGCATCAAACAGCCCGGCGAGGCGCAGGCCGGGTAA
- a CDS encoding GerMN domain-containing protein: protein MRGVARVFSLFNVVSAGLLAASVVALQAVQRPPVAPTPPKLELVERTPLKVKVYFTDAKVQLLKPETRTLMVAKSNARAVAQAALNVWAAGPYDRSLLGAVPAKTAPPKVYLRGQHFFVDMPAAYANLRYGTSGERMLLCTITRTLLEERGEDVTFLLGGENVETLGHLDLREPYTRKDCADQ, encoded by the coding sequence GTGAGGGGTGTCGCGCGCGTCTTCTCGCTGTTCAACGTGGTCTCGGCGGGCCTGCTGGCCGCGTCGGTCGTGGCGTTGCAGGCCGTGCAGCGCCCCCCGGTCGCGCCCACGCCGCCCAAACTGGAACTCGTGGAACGCACGCCGCTGAAAGTCAAGGTGTACTTCACGGACGCCAAGGTGCAACTCCTGAAACCCGAGACGCGCACCCTGATGGTCGCCAAGAGCAACGCCCGTGCCGTCGCGCAGGCCGCGCTGAACGTCTGGGCGGCCGGCCCGTACGACCGCAGCCTGCTGGGCGCCGTGCCCGCCAAGACCGCCCCGCCGAAGGTGTACCTGCGCGGGCAGCATTTCTTCGTGGACATGCCCGCCGCGTACGCCAACCTGCGCTACGGCACCAGCGGCGAACGCATGCTGCTGTGTACCATCACCCGCACCCTCCTCGAGGAGCGCGGCGAGGACGTGACCTTCCTGCTGGGCGGCGAGAACGTGGAAACCCTGGGCCACCTGGACCTGCGCGAACCGTACACCCGCAAGGACTGCGCCGACCAGTGA
- a CDS encoding ABC transporter permease, whose amino-acid sequence MTSAPATPPERGPAAPDRSLAWSLAWSLARAHLRRRRTQNVLTILGIAVGVMALIAALSLTNGFTRALIDATLRASPHLSVTAFTPSRPDPDLEAAIEADGRVQAFTPFLADKGLLTRPASEGRAAGVDFATLFGMTGAAGRVLDLPAAESAALSNLQDGEVMLGSALARNVGAFTGDEVRLLNSTQRRTSLTVRGVFTTGNYLIDSAYAFTNLRTLQTLQDTQNITGYQLRLHNPDLAPQVGSALTRTRAYSALPWQDLYGTLLDQLALQKKVIAFVVLLIVIVAAFGIANVLTLAVFEKTQEIAILRAIGATRSLITRVFLLEGLALGLGGLLLGNALGLGISAYFTVRPFTLPGDLYFITSLPVEVRLSDLLGVNAIGLITTLLAALIPARRAAGIEPARIIR is encoded by the coding sequence ATGACTTCAGCCCCGGCCACCCCACCCGAGCGCGGCCCCGCCGCCCCCGACCGCTCGCTGGCCTGGTCACTGGCCTGGTCGCTGGCCCGCGCGCACCTGCGCCGCCGCCGCACCCAGAACGTCCTGACCATCCTCGGGATCGCCGTGGGCGTCATGGCGCTCATCGCCGCGCTGAGCCTCACCAACGGCTTCACCCGCGCCCTGATCGACGCGACCCTGCGCGCCAGCCCGCACCTGAGCGTCACGGCGTTCACGCCCTCACGGCCCGACCCGGACCTGGAAGCGGCCATCGAGGCCGACGGGCGCGTGCAGGCCTTCACGCCCTTCCTGGCCGACAAGGGCCTGCTGACCCGCCCCGCCAGCGAGGGCCGCGCCGCCGGGGTGGACTTCGCCACGCTGTTCGGCATGACCGGCGCCGCCGGACGCGTCCTGGACCTGCCCGCCGCGGAAAGCGCGGCCCTGTCGAACCTGCAAGACGGCGAGGTGATGCTCGGCTCCGCGCTGGCCCGCAACGTCGGCGCGTTCACGGGCGACGAGGTGCGCCTGCTGAACAGCACGCAGCGCCGCACCAGCCTGACCGTGCGCGGCGTGTTCACCACCGGCAACTACCTGATCGACTCGGCGTACGCCTTCACCAACCTCCGCACCCTGCAGACCCTTCAGGACACGCAGAACATCACGGGCTACCAGTTACGGCTGCACAACCCGGACCTCGCGCCGCAGGTGGGCAGCGCCCTGACCCGCACCCGCGCGTACTCGGCCCTGCCGTGGCAGGACCTGTACGGCACGCTGCTCGATCAGCTGGCGCTGCAGAAGAAGGTTATCGCGTTCGTGGTGCTGCTGATCGTGATTGTCGCGGCCTTCGGGATCGCCAACGTGCTGACACTGGCCGTGTTCGAGAAAACCCAGGAGATCGCCATCCTGCGCGCCATCGGCGCCACGCGCAGCCTGATCACCCGCGTGTTCCTGCTCGAGGGGCTGGCGCTGGGCCTGGGCGGCCTGCTGCTGGGCAACGCCCTGGGCCTGGGCATCAGCGCGTACTTCACGGTGCGGCCCTTCACGCTGCCCGGCGACCTGTATTTCATCACCAGCCTGCCGGTCGAGGTGCGCCTGAGCGACCTGCTGGGTGTGAACGCCATCGGCCTGATCACCACCCTGCTGGCCGCCCTGATCCCCGCCCGCCGCGCCGCCGGCATCGAACCCGCCCGCATCATCCGCTGA
- a CDS encoding SDR family oxidoreductase, whose translation MTSSTSTNSTSTNKSAFITGASKGIGLAVARALIADGYAVTITSRNQQEIQGVAAELGAHARGVACDVKDPAAVQREVNDHVQTFGTLDVLFVNAGVGHFGNIADLSIQEWQDVIDTNLSGAFYTVKAAIPALSQSGGYIFTLSSLAGKNPLPGGGAYNASKFGLNGLSEVMNLDLRDRGIKVTQIMPGSVATHFAGHTPDAEKDAWKIQPEDLAQLTVDLLHMPERTLPSRVEVRPSRPPKK comes from the coding sequence ATGACATCCAGTACCAGCACGAACAGCACCAGCACGAACAAAAGCGCCTTCATTACCGGCGCCAGCAAGGGCATCGGCCTGGCCGTGGCACGCGCCCTGATCGCCGACGGGTACGCCGTGACCATCACCAGCCGCAACCAGCAGGAGATTCAGGGCGTCGCCGCTGAACTCGGCGCGCACGCCCGCGGCGTGGCCTGCGACGTGAAGGACCCGGCCGCCGTGCAGCGCGAGGTGAACGACCACGTGCAGACCTTCGGCACCCTGGACGTGCTGTTCGTGAACGCCGGCGTGGGGCACTTCGGGAACATCGCGGACCTGAGCATCCAGGAATGGCAGGACGTGATCGACACGAACCTCAGCGGCGCGTTCTACACCGTCAAGGCCGCCATTCCGGCCCTGTCGCAGAGCGGCGGGTACATCTTCACGCTGTCCAGCCTCGCCGGGAAGAACCCCCTGCCGGGCGGCGGGGCGTACAACGCCAGCAAGTTCGGCCTGAACGGCCTCAGCGAGGTCATGAACCTTGACCTGCGCGACCGGGGCATCAAGGTCACGCAGATCATGCCGGGCAGCGTCGCCACGCACTTCGCCGGGCACACCCCGGACGCCGAGAAGGACGCCTGGAAGATCCAGCCCGAGGACCTCGCGCAGCTGACGGTGGACCTGCTGCACATGCCGGAACGCACCCTGCCCAGCCGCGTCGAGGTGCGCCCCAGCCGCCCGCCGAAGAAGTAA